One genomic window of Desulfovibrio subterraneus includes the following:
- the rfbC gene encoding dTDP-4-dehydrorhamnose 3,5-epimerase gives MQIVQTGIPGLVVLEPKVHGDHRGFFIETYRKETLQQAGLPHDFVQDNHARSEQAGVLRGLHFQLPPVSQAKLVWVTRGSVFDVAVDLRAGSPTFKQCYTLVLSEQNFKRLLIPRGFAHGYMTLERGTEFQYKVDAYYDPKMEGGIAWNDPDLAIEWPDMAPVLSEKDKLLPALRDFATPFVY, from the coding sequence TTGCAGATCGTACAAACCGGCATTCCGGGGCTGGTCGTCCTGGAACCCAAAGTTCACGGAGACCACCGCGGTTTCTTCATTGAAACGTACCGTAAGGAAACCCTGCAACAGGCAGGGCTGCCGCACGACTTTGTGCAGGACAATCACGCCCGCTCCGAGCAGGCAGGCGTTCTTCGCGGACTGCATTTCCAGCTGCCACCGGTATCACAGGCTAAACTGGTGTGGGTAACACGCGGCTCTGTCTTTGACGTTGCAGTTGATCTGCGGGCCGGATCGCCCACCTTCAAGCAATGCTACACGCTTGTTCTCTCCGAACAGAATTTCAAACGCCTGCTCATTCCGCGCGGCTTTGCGCATGGCTACATGACTCTGGAGCGGGGAACCGAGTTCCAGTACAAGGTCGACGCCTACTACGATCCCAAGATGGAAGGGGGAATCGCGTGGAATGACCCCGACCTCGCCATAGAATGGCCGGATATGGCACCCGTTTTATCTGAAAAAGACAAGCTGCTGCCGGCATTGCGGGACTTCGCCACGCCTTTTGTCTACTAA
- a CDS encoding ATP-binding protein: protein MANASGVSSVSDAGSDVEVLREQLLSLRESHAALEETVERLQRERQLLEDILNAIPDKLTVHDRAEKVVFSNWSEEDTYWENRGGDRDGTVCFGCFFRGEKYCDQCQVEEVFETRKQKVIELYNPQTREYRSITVFPVACKSEDCSMVAEYVRDVTATRKMERELRVAKEAADAANKAKSEFLASMSHEIRTPMNGVLGMLDLAMDTELDEEQREYLESVQNSAESLLALINDILDFSKIEAGVIELDNQAFRLRKRLSALHTMFVHRAEERGLDFRFSVPDSVPDGLMGDPLRLRQVLVNLLDNALKFTESGQVQLAVDVVQDFPDNSVEIEFSVTDTGSGILEAHQERIFDSFAQADGSFSRRHQGTGLGLAICKRLVELMGGNIKVKSAPGQGARFSFIIPFQLAYLEEKPVARKAGSAEKKPVAACRGRILVAEDHPVNLLYIEKFLKKQGFEVQAVSDGTEVIPALREREFDLILMDIAMPEMDGMGAAKAVRASSGLKTPSTVPIIAMTAHAMKGDREQFLAAGMDDYIGKPINSDNLLSLILKYLLQNQA, encoded by the coding sequence ATGGCGAATGCATCGGGCGTGTCCTCTGTGAGTGATGCCGGGTCTGATGTCGAGGTGTTGCGCGAGCAGCTTCTTTCGCTGCGTGAGTCTCATGCCGCGCTTGAAGAGACGGTGGAACGGTTGCAGCGTGAGCGACAGCTGCTTGAGGATATCCTGAACGCCATTCCTGACAAGCTGACGGTGCACGACCGTGCTGAGAAGGTTGTCTTCAGCAACTGGAGCGAAGAGGATACCTACTGGGAGAACAGGGGCGGAGACAGAGACGGTACCGTCTGCTTCGGCTGTTTTTTCAGGGGCGAGAAGTATTGCGATCAGTGTCAGGTCGAAGAGGTTTTTGAGACCAGAAAGCAGAAAGTCATCGAGCTCTACAATCCTCAGACGCGGGAATATCGTTCTATCACTGTGTTTCCGGTTGCCTGCAAGAGCGAAGACTGTTCCATGGTGGCAGAGTATGTGCGCGATGTTACCGCCACCCGCAAGATGGAACGCGAGCTGCGTGTTGCCAAGGAAGCCGCAGATGCGGCGAACAAGGCCAAAAGCGAATTTCTTGCATCCATGAGCCACGAAATACGTACGCCTATGAACGGGGTGCTGGGCATGCTTGATCTGGCCATGGATACCGAACTGGACGAAGAGCAGCGTGAGTATCTGGAATCAGTCCAGAACTCGGCTGAATCTCTGCTGGCGCTCATCAATGACATTCTGGATTTCTCCAAGATCGAAGCGGGCGTCATTGAGCTTGATAATCAGGCCTTCCGGCTTCGAAAGCGCCTGTCAGCTCTGCACACCATGTTTGTGCACCGCGCTGAAGAGCGGGGGCTCGACTTCCGTTTCTCCGTTCCGGATTCCGTTCCCGACGGTCTGATGGGAGATCCGCTGCGCCTGCGTCAGGTGCTTGTGAACCTGCTGGACAATGCACTCAAGTTTACCGAATCGGGGCAGGTGCAGCTGGCTGTGGATGTGGTGCAGGACTTTCCCGACAATTCGGTCGAAATTGAATTTTCTGTTACTGATACGGGCTCGGGAATTCTCGAGGCCCATCAGGAGCGCATCTTCGACAGCTTTGCGCAGGCAGACGGCTCATTCTCACGTCGGCATCAGGGTACAGGGCTCGGCCTTGCCATCTGCAAAAGGCTCGTCGAGCTCATGGGTGGCAACATCAAGGTCAAGAGTGCGCCGGGACAGGGTGCCCGGTTCAGCTTCATCATTCCCTTCCAGCTGGCGTACCTTGAGGAGAAGCCCGTAGCCCGCAAAGCAGGCAGCGCAGAGAAAAAGCCGGTTGCGGCCTGCCGTGGTCGCATCCTCGTTGCCGAGGATCATCCGGTAAACCTCTTGTATATCGAAAAGTTCCTGAAGAAGCAGGGCTTTGAAGTGCAGGCCGTGTCTGATGGAACCGAGGTGATACCTGCGTTGCGGGAAAGGGAGTTCGATCTTATTCTTATGGATATTGCCATGCCCGAAATGGATGGGATGGGCGCGGCAAAGGCCGTGCGTGCCTCCAGCGGGTTGAAGACTCCTTCTACGGTGCCGATAATTGCCATGACGGCTCACGCCATGAAGGGCGACCGGGAGCAGTTTCTTGCCGCCGGTATGGACGACTACATCGGCAAGCCCATCAACTCGGACAACCTGCTCAGCCTGATTTTGAAGTACCTTTTGCAGAATCAGGCATAG
- a CDS encoding RNA recognition motif domain-containing protein — MNKFIYVGNLSWECTNNDLHALFYRYGAVVSARVVKDSENGYSRGFGLVEMGISGSADAIKSLDGSSYQGRNIKVNESQPRGGRLRF, encoded by the coding sequence TTGAATAAGTTTATTTATGTTGGAAACCTGTCCTGGGAATGTACTAATAATGATCTTCACGCCCTTTTTTATAGATACGGAGCAGTTGTTTCTGCACGTGTGGTAAAAGATAGTGAGAATGGATATTCCCGTGGTTTCGGGTTGGTTGAAATGGGTATTTCAGGTTCTGCAGATGCCATTAAATCTCTTGATGGTTCAAGCTATCAGGGACGAAATATTAAAGTGAACGAATCTCAGCCCCGCGGGGGCCGTCTTCGCTTCTAA
- a CDS encoding L-cysteine desulfidase family protein, giving the protein MTKPEWSDYIALLNREVVPALGCTEPITISLATARAVQELGAAPERITVLVSGNLLKNGMGVGVPGTGMTGLDIAAAVGATGGKAGLALEVLRDLTEEQIAAGKQMLAEKRVTVALAESTELLIADVTVFAGSDSARCVIAREHTAIVLVEKNGKETFSAPWPGEEAVKTEWPLTMERIYDFAVNAPFETISFILEAARLNEAIAAEGMSREWGLKVGRSMEEDIQQGLRADDIASFAIKMAAAASDARMDGIMLPVMSNSGSGNQGITATVPVLAFARRLNADDEQLARALIMSHLTAIHLKHHLGRLSALCGAILAATGSSCGIVMLFGGGMREIGFAIKNMVGNIAGMICDGAKTSCALKVASAVEAGIQAALLAKKGTSVSGKEGIVDDDLEISIQNLGRLGTSGMAETDKVILDIMVSKKHTPAS; this is encoded by the coding sequence ATGACTAAGCCAGAATGGTCCGACTATATTGCCCTGCTCAACCGCGAGGTTGTCCCCGCACTCGGCTGCACCGAGCCGATCACTATATCCCTTGCCACGGCGCGCGCCGTGCAGGAACTGGGAGCAGCGCCCGAACGCATCACCGTGCTCGTGAGCGGAAACCTTCTCAAAAACGGCATGGGCGTGGGAGTACCCGGTACCGGCATGACAGGACTGGACATTGCTGCCGCTGTGGGTGCCACGGGCGGCAAGGCAGGGCTGGCTCTTGAAGTGCTGCGCGACCTGACGGAAGAACAGATTGCGGCAGGCAAGCAGATGCTGGCCGAAAAGCGCGTGACGGTCGCCCTTGCCGAAAGCACCGAACTGCTCATTGCAGACGTGACGGTCTTTGCCGGATCCGACTCCGCCCGCTGTGTCATCGCCCGCGAGCACACAGCTATTGTGCTGGTTGAAAAGAACGGAAAGGAGACCTTCTCCGCTCCGTGGCCCGGTGAAGAAGCAGTCAAGACCGAATGGCCCCTGACCATGGAACGCATTTACGACTTTGCCGTGAATGCCCCCTTCGAGACGATCAGCTTCATCCTCGAAGCGGCCCGTCTCAACGAGGCCATTGCCGCTGAAGGCATGTCCCGCGAATGGGGCCTGAAGGTCGGTCGCTCCATGGAAGAGGATATACAGCAGGGACTGCGCGCAGATGATATCGCCTCGTTCGCCATCAAGATGGCGGCAGCGGCATCCGACGCCCGCATGGACGGCATCATGCTGCCCGTAATGAGCAACTCGGGCAGCGGCAATCAGGGCATCACCGCCACCGTACCGGTGCTGGCTTTTGCCCGCAGATTGAATGCCGATGATGAACAGCTGGCCCGTGCGCTCATCATGAGCCACCTCACCGCCATTCACCTGAAGCACCATCTCGGCCGTCTCTCTGCTCTGTGCGGAGCCATTCTGGCTGCCACGGGCTCCAGCTGCGGCATTGTCATGCTGTTCGGTGGAGGCATGCGTGAGATCGGCTTTGCCATCAAGAACATGGTGGGCAACATTGCAGGCATGATCTGCGACGGCGCTAAAACCTCTTGCGCGCTCAAGGTGGCGTCTGCTGTTGAAGCAGGCATTCAGGCCGCCCTGCTTGCCAAGAAGGGCACCTCTGTCAGCGGCAAGGAGGGCATTGTGGACGACGATCTTGAAATCAGCATCCAGAACCTCGGACGCCTCGGCACCAGCGGCATGGCTGAAACCGACAAGGTGATTCTGGACATCATGGTTTCAAAAAAGCACACACCTGCCAGCTAG
- a CDS encoding dicarboxylate/amino acid:cation symporter has translation MSHNSKRKSEFGLIFQLLIGIAAGVVIGLVCNEAAMEVIASIKHVLGQIIFYTVPLVIIAFIAPAITRLGQNASKMLAAGVSFAYLSAVGAATMAAIAGYMIIPHLSIATQMEGLKEIPEVMFQLNIPPIMPVMTALFTAILLGVATLWSNAKTFEKILGEFEGIMMNVVTKVVIPVLPFFIATTFAGLAYEGSLTKQLPVFLQVIGIVLLGHIIWLTVLYTIGGLISGRNPIEVIRHYPPAYLTAVGTMSSAATLPVALECASKSSVLSRNTVEFMVPLGATIHLCGSVLTETFFAMTISQMLYGHLPELHTMILFIALFGIFAIGAPGVPGGTVMASLGIVVSVLGFDPAGVALLLAIFALQDSFGTACNVTGDGALALMLEGIFNRNGELQAEKVSA, from the coding sequence ATGTCTCACAATTCAAAGCGCAAGAGTGAATTCGGCCTTATTTTCCAGCTCCTCATCGGCATCGCAGCCGGCGTCGTCATCGGCCTTGTCTGCAATGAAGCGGCAATGGAAGTCATCGCCAGCATCAAGCACGTTCTCGGCCAGATCATCTTCTACACCGTGCCGCTGGTCATCATCGCCTTCATCGCTCCGGCCATCACCCGTCTTGGCCAGAACGCGAGCAAAATGCTCGCAGCCGGCGTTTCTTTCGCCTACCTTTCCGCTGTGGGTGCCGCCACAATGGCCGCCATTGCCGGCTACATGATCATTCCTCACCTTTCCATCGCCACGCAGATGGAAGGCCTCAAGGAAATTCCCGAGGTCATGTTCCAGCTGAATATTCCTCCGATCATGCCCGTCATGACCGCCCTGTTCACCGCCATTCTGCTCGGCGTGGCCACCCTGTGGAGCAATGCCAAGACCTTTGAAAAGATCCTCGGCGAATTCGAAGGCATCATGATGAACGTGGTCACCAAGGTGGTCATTCCCGTTCTGCCCTTCTTCATCGCCACCACCTTTGCAGGGCTGGCCTATGAAGGCAGCCTGACCAAGCAGCTGCCCGTGTTCCTGCAGGTTATCGGCATAGTGCTGCTCGGCCACATCATCTGGCTGACCGTGCTGTACACCATCGGCGGACTCATCTCCGGCCGCAACCCCATCGAAGTTATCCGCCACTATCCTCCGGCCTACCTGACCGCCGTCGGCACCATGTCCAGCGCCGCAACGCTGCCCGTTGCCCTGGAATGCGCATCCAAGTCCTCCGTCCTCAGCCGTAACACCGTTGAGTTCATGGTTCCGCTCGGGGCCACCATCCACCTGTGCGGCTCCGTGCTCACCGAAACCTTCTTTGCCATGACCATCTCGCAGATGCTCTACGGCCACCTGCCCGAACTGCACACCATGATTCTGTTCATCGCTCTCTTCGGCATCTTCGCCATCGGCGCCCCCGGCGTCCCCGGCGGCACCGTCATGGCCTCTCTCGGCATCGTGGTGAGCGTGCTCGGCTTCGACCCCGCAGGCGTTGCACTGCTGCTCGCCATCTTCGCCCTGCAGGACAGCTTCGGCACCGCCTGCAACGTCACCGGCGACGGCGCTCTTGCGCTGATGCTGGAGGGCATATTCAACCGCAATGGCGAGCTGCAAGCGGAAAAGGTAAGCGCCTAG
- a CDS encoding RidA family protein has product MSDIIKTDKAPAAIGPYSQGTVLGGLVFTSGQLPIVVETGTMPDTIEEQAKASLENVKAILEAAGSSMNKVLKTTVFLSDMNNFAAFNAVYSTYFAEPFPARSCVQVARLPKDALVEIEAIAER; this is encoded by the coding sequence ATGTCCGACATCATCAAAACCGACAAAGCCCCTGCAGCCATCGGCCCCTACTCTCAGGGCACCGTTCTCGGCGGGCTCGTGTTCACTTCCGGCCAGCTTCCCATTGTCGTGGAAACCGGCACCATGCCCGACACCATCGAAGAGCAGGCCAAAGCCTCTCTCGAAAACGTGAAGGCCATTCTCGAAGCTGCCGGTTCTTCCATGAACAAGGTGCTCAAGACCACCGTGTTTCTGAGCGACATGAACAATTTCGCCGCGTTCAACGCAGTCTATTCCACCTACTTCGCAGAACCCTTCCCGGCCCGCAGCTGCGTTCAGGTGGCCCGTCTGCCCAAGGATGCGCTGGTCGAAATTGAGGCCATTGCGGAGAGATAG
- a CDS encoding helix-turn-helix transcriptional regulator, protein MSTKPSPTIEAYVPLVQFLGAFLGTNCEVVLHDTSSKEQSVLAIANGHITGRKVGAPLTDLALKFVANREYEHRDWVMGYTTRARDDRPLHSATYFIREADGTLAGMLCLNMDVSDLRQARELLGRMVQALGIDNAGPKDTDDHSETFSESIEDLTENLIVQVIEGAEVAPERMTAAEKMDIVRTLNARGVFLLKGTVGIVASRLAASEATIYRYLQRVNG, encoded by the coding sequence GTGTCCACCAAACCATCCCCAACAATTGAGGCATATGTACCCCTTGTCCAATTCCTCGGTGCCTTTCTGGGCACCAATTGCGAGGTGGTGCTGCATGACACATCCTCCAAGGAGCAGTCCGTGCTCGCCATTGCGAACGGCCATATCACAGGACGCAAGGTTGGTGCCCCGCTCACCGATCTTGCCCTCAAGTTCGTGGCCAACCGTGAATATGAGCACAGAGACTGGGTCATGGGCTACACCACCCGCGCCCGCGACGACCGCCCCCTGCATTCCGCCACCTACTTCATACGTGAAGCAGATGGCACTCTTGCCGGAATGCTCTGCCTGAACATGGATGTTTCCGATCTCAGGCAGGCCCGGGAACTGCTCGGCCGCATGGTGCAGGCCCTGGGCATAGACAACGCCGGCCCCAAGGACACCGACGACCACAGCGAAACATTCTCCGAGTCCATCGAGGACCTCACCGAGAATCTTATCGTGCAGGTCATCGAGGGAGCCGAAGTGGCCCCCGAGCGCATGACAGCAGCCGAAAAGATGGACATAGTGCGCACCCTCAACGCGCGCGGCGTGTTCCTTCTCAAGGGAACTGTCGGCATCGTGGCCTCGCGTCTTGCCGCTTCCGAAGCCACAATCTACCGCTATCTGCAACGGGTGAACGGCTAG
- a CDS encoding ribonucleoside triphosphate reductase, which translates to MPKQILKRDGCIETWSLDRIANAIFKALKGSGIKDPLLSKRLAGKVEKKLEGVDMPEQEHVQDMVQQVLMEARLYTVAERYIIYREKRREMRSQNQTYLDIATMIESYLDRSDWRVQENSNMGHSFQGLILHMAGSVQARYVLEKYPEEIRLAHNHGYFHIHDLSFGLAGYCSGWSLRDLLLEGFNLEGRCCSAPANHFDSACGQIVNFLGTLQNEWAGAQAFNNVDTYLAPFIRHDGLCYKQVRQQLQKMIFNLNTTSRWGGQSPFTNFTFDMVPPAHIAKEPVIIGGQYQDSTYGEYAEEMEMINRAFLEVMLEGDADGRIFSFPIPTYNVTKDFAWDTEAGRLLLQLTAKYGVPYFQNFINSDLNPEDVRSMCCRLQMDLREIRKKTGGLFGAGDLTGSIGVVTLNLPKLAYLAHNEEDFFDLITEYAELAKDSLEFKRKLCQQNLEAGMFPYSRRYLKNGYSGHFSTIGVIGGHEACLNLLGKGIDSESGLRLMRRVLDHLRSLTLNFQEETGHLYNLEATPGEGTCYRLAKIDKDLYEDIKTSGESIPYYTNSTLLPVGITGDVFYALEHQNELQTLYNGGTVFHTFLGESVPDVDSVKNYLLKAMSQTKMPYISVTPTFSICKTHGYLHGEHFNCPSCGEDAEVYTRVVGYYRPVSRWNKGKQEEYRERQEYGMTTFCDCR; encoded by the coding sequence ATGCCCAAGCAGATCCTCAAACGTGACGGTTGTATCGAAACCTGGTCTCTGGACCGCATTGCCAACGCCATTTTCAAGGCCCTCAAGGGTAGCGGCATCAAAGATCCCCTGCTCTCCAAGCGCCTTGCAGGCAAGGTGGAAAAGAAGCTCGAAGGTGTCGACATGCCCGAACAGGAGCATGTGCAGGACATGGTTCAACAGGTGCTCATGGAAGCGCGCCTGTACACCGTAGCCGAACGCTACATCATCTACCGCGAAAAACGCCGCGAAATGCGCAGCCAGAATCAGACCTATCTCGACATCGCCACGATGATCGAAAGCTATCTGGACCGCAGCGACTGGCGCGTGCAGGAAAACTCCAACATGGGCCACTCGTTCCAGGGCCTCATCCTGCACATGGCCGGTTCGGTACAGGCACGCTACGTGCTTGAAAAGTACCCCGAAGAAATCCGCCTGGCCCATAACCACGGCTATTTCCACATACACGATCTTTCCTTCGGCCTTGCGGGCTACTGCTCGGGCTGGAGCCTGCGCGACCTGCTGCTCGAAGGCTTCAACCTCGAAGGCCGCTGCTGCTCTGCCCCCGCCAATCACTTTGATTCCGCATGCGGGCAGATCGTCAACTTCCTCGGCACCCTGCAGAATGAATGGGCCGGTGCGCAGGCGTTCAACAACGTGGACACCTACCTCGCTCCCTTCATCCGCCACGACGGGCTGTGCTACAAGCAGGTGCGCCAGCAGCTGCAGAAGATGATCTTCAACCTGAACACCACGTCACGCTGGGGCGGCCAGAGCCCGTTCACCAACTTCACCTTCGACATGGTTCCGCCCGCGCACATCGCCAAGGAACCCGTCATCATCGGTGGTCAGTATCAGGATTCCACCTACGGCGAATACGCCGAGGAAATGGAAATGATCAACCGCGCCTTCCTTGAAGTAATGCTGGAAGGCGACGCCGACGGCCGCATTTTCTCCTTCCCCATTCCCACGTACAACGTGACCAAGGACTTTGCATGGGATACGGAAGCAGGCCGCCTGCTGCTGCAGCTCACCGCCAAGTACGGCGTTCCCTACTTCCAGAACTTCATCAACTCCGACCTCAATCCGGAAGATGTGCGTTCCATGTGCTGCCGACTGCAGATGGACCTGCGCGAAATCCGCAAGAAGACCGGCGGCCTTTTCGGTGCGGGCGACCTGACCGGCTCCATCGGCGTGGTTACCCTGAACCTGCCCAAGCTCGCCTACCTTGCGCACAATGAGGAAGACTTCTTCGACCTCATCACCGAGTACGCTGAACTGGCCAAGGATTCTCTCGAATTCAAGCGCAAGCTTTGCCAGCAGAACCTTGAAGCAGGCATGTTCCCCTACAGCCGCCGCTATCTGAAGAACGGCTACAGCGGCCATTTCTCCACCATCGGCGTTATCGGCGGACACGAAGCATGCCTCAACCTGCTCGGCAAGGGCATTGATTCCGAAAGCGGTCTGCGTCTCATGCGCCGCGTGCTGGACCACCTGCGCAGCCTCACCCTGAACTTCCAGGAAGAGACCGGCCACCTGTACAACCTTGAAGCCACCCCCGGCGAAGGCACCTGCTACCGTCTGGCCAAGATCGACAAGGACCTGTACGAGGACATCAAGACCTCCGGCGAGAGCATTCCCTACTACACCAACTCCACTCTGCTGCCCGTGGGCATTACCGGCGACGTATTCTACGCGCTGGAGCACCAGAACGAGCTGCAGACCCTGTATAACGGCGGCACCGTGTTCCACACCTTCCTCGGCGAATCCGTTCCGGACGTGGACAGCGTGAAGAACTACCTGCTGAAGGCCATGAGCCAGACCAAGATGCCCTACATCTCAGTTACGCCCACCTTCTCCATCTGCAAAACCCACGGCTACCTGCACGGCGAGCATTTCAACTGCCCCAGCTGCGGTGAAGATGCCGAAGTGTACACCCGCGTTGTGGGCTATTACCGCCCCGTCAGCCGCTGGAACAAGGGCAAGCAGGAAGAGTATCGCGAGCGCCAGGAATATGGCATGACCACCTTCTGCGACTGCCGCTAG
- a CDS encoding flagellin, whose amino-acid sequence MAVDTNQLIVSLSMQLLQQDLLTNTLFSGGQVGRDLRSMLLQESAALRLTDPSSAALTGRIRSDAGMLRQASKNVSEAASITLQSESGVETLRQSLDRMKEIADGVADGTISTSAGQAEYNDLVTKIDGIISSTSYNGMNLFDSAGWASDERIAQSGTSGVPGTTGKLSIQAGDSSFNISLQDLSFIADRSFATLSSVNGLTMTGATDLADATAAATTSSRVSSLSSYVSGIESMLEGRASDLASQASGLSAQSSILDAAASTRAKTNESRSIEQLVLDYIVNNVGKIIDSST is encoded by the coding sequence ATGGCCGTGGATACCAATCAGCTCATCGTCAGTCTGTCCATGCAGCTTTTGCAGCAGGACCTGCTTACCAATACGCTTTTTTCGGGGGGGCAGGTGGGGCGTGATCTGCGCAGCATGCTGCTGCAGGAAAGCGCTGCCCTGCGCCTGACCGATCCGTCCTCGGCGGCTTTGACGGGGCGCATCCGCAGTGATGCAGGCATGCTCCGGCAGGCTTCCAAGAATGTATCGGAGGCAGCCTCCATAACCTTGCAGTCGGAAAGCGGCGTGGAGACACTGCGCCAGTCGCTTGACCGCATGAAGGAAATTGCCGACGGCGTGGCAGACGGCACCATAAGCACATCGGCGGGGCAGGCGGAGTATAATGATCTTGTCACCAAGATTGACGGCATCATCTCCTCTACCTCCTATAACGGCATGAACCTGTTCGACAGTGCGGGCTGGGCATCTGACGAGCGTATCGCGCAGAGTGGTACCTCCGGTGTCCCCGGCACAACAGGTAAGCTCTCGATTCAGGCCGGGGACAGCAGTTTCAATATTTCACTGCAGGATCTTTCGTTCATTGCCGACCGCAGTTTTGCAACCCTTTCCTCCGTGAACGGTCTTACCATGACTGGCGCGACAGATCTGGCAGACGCAACGGCTGCCGCCACCACCTCGTCCCGTGTCTCTTCGTTGTCTTCCTATGTATCCGGCATAGAAAGCATGCTGGAAGGCCGCGCCTCCGACCTTGCCTCGCAGGCATCGGGGCTGAGCGCGCAATCTTCCATATTGGATGCCGCCGCCAGTACCCGCGCCAAGACGAATGAGTCCCGCTCGATTGAACAGCTTGTTCTCGACTATATTGTGAACAATGTAGGCAAGATAATCGACAGTTCAACCTGA